A region of Oxyura jamaicensis isolate SHBP4307 breed ruddy duck chromosome 5, BPBGC_Ojam_1.0, whole genome shotgun sequence DNA encodes the following proteins:
- the NDUFAF1 gene encoding complex I intermediate-associated protein 30, mitochondrial isoform X2, with the protein MALTVTVLNSAGLHGRCCRHKVLHPLLGSLLVDSTSKLYSSYRRPGSQPEKTPSWQKVDFSFKKSIDALKTQLSLLKKETKDHLRGPEGRRFDQYLLQQTKVMWEFRSQEDLNKWVVSSDVEIGGKSEVYLKLGRNNQAALLYGTLNTEVPRDGETKYSGYCSMRAKPPVGSFARKKYYDWSNFNSLHLRVRGDGRPWMVNIYTDPYFSHHKDDLYNYFMFTRGGPYWEEIRVSTLGFTLGDKVDGPFQLEIDFIGLLNDRAHTEEFAYEIYDRNPQI; encoded by the exons ATGGCTCTGACTGTTACGGTGCTGAACAGTGCTGGCTTACATGGCCGATGCTGCAGGCACAAAGTTTTGCACCCCTTGCTTGGATCTCTCCTCGTTGATTCCACGTCAAAATTGTATAGCAGTTACAGGAGGCCAGGGTCACAGCCTGAGAAAACACCATCTTGGCAAAAGGTTGACTTCAGTTTTAAGAAGAGCATCGATGCCTTAAAGACTCAGCTAAGTTTGCTAAAGAAGGAGACCAAAGATCACTTGAGAGGACCCGAAGGCCGTCGGTTTGATCAGTATCTGTTGCAACAGACGAAGGTGATGTGGGAGTTTCGGAGCCAGgaagatttaaataaatgggTTGTTTCCTCTGATGTAGAGATTGGAGGAAAAAGCGAAGTTTACCTAAAACTGGGTAGGAATAAccaggctgctctgctgtaTGGAACTCTCAATACTGAAGTACCTCGCGATGGGGAGACAAAATACAGTGGATATTGTAGCATGAGAGCCAAACCACCAGTG GGATCCTTTGCTAGGAAGAAGTATTACGACTGGTCAAACTTCAACAGCCTGCATTTACGCGTCCGTGGTGATGGCAGACCTTGGATGGTAAACATTTATACAGACCCTTACTTCTCTCATCACAAGGACGATCTGTACAACTACTTCATGTTCACCCGAGGAGGGCCATACTGGGAGGAAATAAGG GTTAGTACCCTCGGATTCACCCTGGGAGATAAAGTAGATGGCCCATTCCAGCTGGAGATTGATTTTATTGGCCTGCTAAATGACAGAGCTCATACAGAAGAATTCGCCTATGAAATATATGATAGGAATCCTCAAATTTAA
- the NDUFAF1 gene encoding complex I intermediate-associated protein 30, mitochondrial isoform X1, whose product MALTVTVLNSAGLHGRCCRHKVLHPLLGSLLVDSTSKLYSSYRRPGSQPEKTPSWQKVDFSFKKSIDALKTQLSLLKKETKDHLRGPEGRRFDQYLLQQTKVMWEFRSQEDLNKWVVSSDVEIGGKSEVYLKLGRNNQAALLYGTLNTEVPRDGETKYSGYCSMRAKPPVGSFARKKYYDWSNFNSLHLRVRGDGRPWMVNIYTDPYFSHHKDDLYNYFMFTRGGPYWEEIRIPFSKFFLSSRGRVQDNQHPIWLDKVSTLGFTLGDKVDGPFQLEIDFIGLLNDRAHTEEFAYEIYDRNPQI is encoded by the exons ATGGCTCTGACTGTTACGGTGCTGAACAGTGCTGGCTTACATGGCCGATGCTGCAGGCACAAAGTTTTGCACCCCTTGCTTGGATCTCTCCTCGTTGATTCCACGTCAAAATTGTATAGCAGTTACAGGAGGCCAGGGTCACAGCCTGAGAAAACACCATCTTGGCAAAAGGTTGACTTCAGTTTTAAGAAGAGCATCGATGCCTTAAAGACTCAGCTAAGTTTGCTAAAGAAGGAGACCAAAGATCACTTGAGAGGACCCGAAGGCCGTCGGTTTGATCAGTATCTGTTGCAACAGACGAAGGTGATGTGGGAGTTTCGGAGCCAGgaagatttaaataaatgggTTGTTTCCTCTGATGTAGAGATTGGAGGAAAAAGCGAAGTTTACCTAAAACTGGGTAGGAATAAccaggctgctctgctgtaTGGAACTCTCAATACTGAAGTACCTCGCGATGGGGAGACAAAATACAGTGGATATTGTAGCATGAGAGCCAAACCACCAGTG GGATCCTTTGCTAGGAAGAAGTATTACGACTGGTCAAACTTCAACAGCCTGCATTTACGCGTCCGTGGTGATGGCAGACCTTGGATGGTAAACATTTATACAGACCCTTACTTCTCTCATCACAAGGACGATCTGTACAACTACTTCATGTTCACCCGAGGAGGGCCATACTGGGAGGAAATAAGG aTTCCATTCTCCAAATTCTTTCTCTCCAGTCGAGGAAGAGTCCAGGATAACCAGCATCCTATCTGGTTAGACAAG GTTAGTACCCTCGGATTCACCCTGGGAGATAAAGTAGATGGCCCATTCCAGCTGGAGATTGATTTTATTGGCCTGCTAAATGACAGAGCTCATACAGAAGAATTCGCCTATGAAATATATGATAGGAATCCTCAAATTTAA